Proteins encoded in a region of the Teredinibacter purpureus genome:
- a CDS encoding quinone-dependent dihydroorotate dehydrogenase, with amino-acid sequence MYSLVQKLLFSLDPELAHELSLDGLGAADRLCLLKPFMSKPVSAPVSVMGLTFPNAVGLAAGLDKNADYFNALGRLGFGAVEVGTITPVAQPGNPEPRLFRLVDEKAIINRMGFNNKGVEHLVARVKKRRFTGILGINIGKNKQTPEEDALSDYEKCLDAVYAHADYITINISSPNTPGLRNLQFGESLETLLAGIKVKQAALTAQLGKKVPIAVKIAPDMTDEQLFSLADQLVKHDYDGVIATNTTISREGVELSAYQGEAGGLSGAPVRDKSTDTIRLLAAHLKGALPIIGVGGILSGADAIEKIEAGASLVQLYTGFIYEGPKLIAEAATAIAASAAS; translated from the coding sequence ATGTATTCCCTCGTTCAAAAGTTACTTTTTTCACTCGACCCTGAACTCGCACACGAACTTTCGTTGGACGGCCTTGGCGCCGCAGATCGTCTTTGCTTGCTAAAACCGTTTATGAGTAAACCTGTTTCGGCTCCCGTCAGTGTTATGGGGCTTACGTTTCCGAATGCTGTTGGTTTAGCGGCAGGGTTAGATAAGAACGCGGATTATTTCAATGCTCTGGGAAGGCTAGGGTTTGGCGCAGTGGAAGTAGGTACTATCACGCCTGTTGCCCAGCCGGGTAATCCAGAACCACGGCTTTTTCGGTTGGTCGATGAAAAAGCGATCATTAATCGCATGGGGTTCAACAACAAGGGCGTTGAGCATCTTGTTGCACGGGTAAAAAAGCGCCGCTTTACGGGTATTCTCGGCATCAATATTGGTAAGAACAAACAGACGCCCGAAGAAGACGCCTTGTCGGATTACGAAAAATGCTTAGACGCCGTTTACGCACATGCCGACTACATCACAATCAATATTTCCTCGCCGAATACACCTGGGTTACGTAATCTCCAATTCGGTGAAAGCCTAGAAACCTTATTGGCCGGTATAAAGGTAAAGCAAGCGGCTTTGACGGCACAACTGGGTAAAAAAGTGCCTATTGCGGTAAAAATTGCACCCGACATGACGGATGAGCAGCTATTTAGCCTTGCCGACCAACTAGTCAAGCATGATTACGACGGTGTTATTGCAACCAATACAACCATTTCGAGAGAAGGTGTTGAGCTCTCAGCGTATCAAGGGGAAGCGGGTGGTTTAAGTGGAGCGCCTGTAAGAGATAAGTCAACCGATACCATTCGCCTGCTTGCAGCCCATTTAAAGGGTGCTCTACCTATTATTGGTGTGGGCGGCATACTTTCAGGCGCGGATGCCATTGAAAAAATAGAGGCGGGCGCGAGCCTAGTGCAGTTATATACGGGGTTTATTTACGAAGGTCCGAAGCTAATAGCTGAAGCCGCTACCGCCATCGCGGCGTCAGCGGCTTCGTAG
- a CDS encoding response regulator — translation MKTKMLKKVRPAKLLLAEDNPADQLTVERALEDGRVECELTVVENGTQVLTLLRNEAPYEDARKYPHPDLILMDINMPIMDGLTALKHIRNDENLRHIPVVMLTTSDSSTDINSSYEDGANAYITKPVSDSGFIDAVQKLDRFWFRLVTLPDAPA, via the coding sequence ATGAAAACAAAAATGTTAAAAAAAGTACGGCCCGCAAAATTATTGCTAGCCGAAGACAACCCTGCAGACCAATTAACGGTAGAACGTGCGCTGGAAGATGGCCGCGTAGAATGTGAGTTAACCGTGGTTGAAAACGGTACACAGGTGCTCACACTGCTACGCAATGAAGCCCCTTACGAAGACGCTAGAAAGTACCCTCACCCAGACCTAATTCTTATGGATATTAACATGCCCATAATGGACGGATTAACAGCCTTAAAGCATATTAGAAACGATGAGAACTTACGGCATATACCGGTTGTAATGCTCACAACGTCAGACTCTTCAACCGATATCAACAGCAGCTATGAAGACGGCGCTAACGCCTATATAACAAAACCGGTAAGTGATAGCGGGTTTATTGATGCCGTGCAGAAATTAGACCGTTTTTGGTTTAGGTTAGTTACTTTACCCGATGCTCCGGCCTAG
- the rmf gene encoding ribosome modulation factor — MRMRRQKRTHSERAFSRGYRAATAGRSRSLCPHAAGEARHVWLTGWREGREDHWDGLNTLAQVQKLHNF, encoded by the coding sequence ATGCGTATGCGACGCCAAAAACGGACCCACTCTGAACGAGCATTTTCTCGCGGCTATAGAGCCGCAACAGCAGGTAGGTCGAGGAGTTTATGTCCTCATGCTGCGGGTGAAGCTAGACACGTGTGGTTAACCGGTTGGCGCGAAGGACGCGAAGACCATTGGGACGGCTTAAACACATTGGCTCAAGTCCAAAAACTTCACAACTTTTAA
- a CDS encoding CHASE domain-containing protein, whose product MTHKKNSTKFNSRVAQSANLHWYHWLVVAGSILLTLSAWYITAEQAEAKMTSQFDFQSAQIVQLVQERMEKYEQVLWASAAALNAMPENVNRHEWRTYSTNLKLEKRLPGINGIGIIHRVTADKFPTYLAWQRELQPDYYVHPPHDNTEFWPISYIEPQDLNAKAVGLDMAHESNRFTAAKKSRDTGTAQITGPIVLVQDEQNTPGFLFYAPWVSNKNELIAQSTQERFNGLVYSPFIMHKLMDGTLANTNRQVNFSVHDGNSELYNELTKNSEDYDPKPLMKTDVALELYGRRWDFHIQSSLIFRSHYSQHQPLMILIGGIAIDALLLFLFIVLSRTNKQAVVYADKVTKDLQIRRNELEKTLGRLSGAMNAMMDALIVIDEFGKIVEANRTVERIFGYERDYLLGKNISLLIPYPDNERHDSYLARKTPPEFNPMLGQERKLHALHQQGHVFPIKLNVTKGEHQDHLYYTGVIHDLSDFHKTNKALEKSENVLKAAMKNSNSGFIVTDSEGNIVDVNTSICNWLGYSPEDLIGQPENALIANIDKQDAQRTIKSLANGEKVSVAVELQYQHKEGHSLWGLVTVTAVSEETGKAPFIVSQIASLETQKKLENDLEKQNAYLEEANRELNQFAYIASHDLKEPLRTLRTFTSYLLKDLETQKWDRVAQDVYHVDSSAERMTRLINALLELSRASNADLKLQPIESSTLISDIRQNLQAQIQDSDADIIVNDVGLTFNADGELLSQVIQNLVSNAIKFHKPDNIPKVTISTRKQNSNTGEITVKDEGVGIAHNQLDNIFFPFKRLHGIAEYEGTGIGLSIVKKIVDRHKGRITVESEPGLGSCFSIQLPLSLLNNNKSSSNGENNI is encoded by the coding sequence ATGACGCACAAAAAAAACTCAACAAAATTCAATTCAAGAGTTGCTCAATCTGCCAATTTGCATTGGTATCACTGGCTCGTTGTCGCGGGCTCCATATTGCTTACCCTCAGTGCTTGGTATATCACTGCAGAGCAGGCTGAAGCGAAAATGACATCACAGTTTGATTTTCAATCAGCACAAATTGTGCAGCTCGTACAAGAGAGAATGGAGAAATACGAGCAAGTATTATGGGCAAGTGCAGCGGCACTTAATGCTATGCCAGAGAACGTGAATCGTCATGAATGGCGTACTTACTCGACCAATCTAAAATTAGAAAAACGATTGCCCGGCATAAACGGTATAGGAATAATTCATAGAGTAACCGCAGACAAATTCCCCACGTATTTAGCATGGCAGCGGGAACTGCAGCCAGATTATTATGTACACCCGCCACACGATAACACTGAGTTTTGGCCAATTTCCTATATCGAACCGCAAGACCTTAATGCAAAAGCCGTAGGCTTAGATATGGCGCACGAAAGCAATCGGTTTACCGCGGCAAAAAAATCCAGAGATACTGGAACAGCACAAATTACCGGGCCTATTGTATTGGTACAAGACGAGCAAAACACGCCAGGATTTCTATTTTACGCCCCTTGGGTTTCAAACAAGAACGAGCTTATCGCTCAGTCAACACAAGAACGGTTTAATGGGCTAGTCTATTCTCCGTTTATAATGCATAAGCTTATGGATGGCACCCTTGCAAACACCAATAGGCAAGTTAACTTCAGTGTGCATGATGGCAATAGTGAATTGTATAACGAACTAACTAAAAATTCTGAAGACTATGATCCAAAGCCGCTAATGAAAACAGATGTCGCGCTTGAGCTTTATGGACGACGCTGGGATTTTCATATTCAATCGTCCCTAATATTTAGGTCCCATTACTCACAACATCAACCGTTAATGATTTTAATTGGCGGTATCGCTATTGACGCCTTGCTGCTCTTCCTCTTTATAGTGCTTTCGAGAACGAACAAGCAAGCCGTTGTCTACGCAGACAAAGTCACCAAAGATTTACAAATTCGACGCAACGAACTGGAAAAAACGCTCGGCCGGCTAAGTGGCGCAATGAATGCCATGATGGATGCCCTTATTGTGATCGATGAATTTGGCAAAATTGTTGAAGCAAACCGCACAGTTGAGCGAATATTTGGCTACGAAAGAGACTATTTGTTAGGGAAAAATATTAGCCTATTAATCCCCTATCCTGACAACGAGCGCCACGATAGTTATCTTGCTAGAAAAACACCTCCAGAATTCAACCCGATGCTTGGTCAAGAGCGAAAACTGCATGCACTACATCAACAGGGTCATGTATTTCCCATTAAATTAAATGTTACAAAAGGGGAGCATCAAGATCATCTCTATTACACTGGCGTAATCCATGACTTAAGTGATTTTCACAAAACCAATAAAGCACTAGAAAAATCTGAAAACGTACTAAAAGCCGCAATGAAAAATTCAAACTCTGGCTTTATTGTGACCGATTCCGAAGGGAACATTGTTGATGTTAATACCTCTATTTGTAATTGGCTTGGCTATTCGCCTGAAGACCTTATTGGTCAGCCGGAAAATGCGCTTATCGCTAACATAGACAAACAAGACGCACAAAGAACAATTAAGAGTCTCGCCAATGGTGAAAAAGTATCAGTTGCAGTTGAATTACAGTACCAACATAAAGAAGGACATTCACTTTGGGGGTTAGTAACGGTTACCGCCGTGAGTGAAGAAACCGGTAAAGCGCCCTTCATAGTCTCGCAAATAGCGAGCCTGGAAACACAGAAAAAACTGGAAAATGACCTTGAAAAACAAAACGCTTATCTAGAGGAGGCCAACCGCGAACTGAATCAATTTGCCTATATTGCGTCGCATGATTTAAAAGAGCCACTCCGTACACTTCGTACGTTTACAAGTTACCTGCTAAAAGATTTGGAAACCCAAAAATGGGATCGTGTTGCGCAGGATGTCTATCACGTTGACAGTTCCGCTGAACGAATGACGCGGTTAATAAACGCATTGCTTGAGCTTAGCCGAGCCAGCAATGCCGATTTAAAGCTTCAGCCTATTGAAAGCAGTACTCTCATTTCGGATATTAGGCAAAATTTGCAAGCCCAAATACAAGATTCTGACGCCGATATTATCGTTAACGACGTGGGGTTAACGTTTAATGCAGACGGAGAGTTGTTATCTCAAGTTATTCAAAACCTCGTCAGTAATGCTATCAAATTCCATAAACCCGATAACATACCAAAAGTGACTATATCGACCCGCAAACAGAACAGCAATACCGGTGAAATAACCGTAAAAGATGAAGGGGTAGGCATTGCTCATAACCAGCTAGACAATATATTTTTTCCGTTTAAACGGTTGCATGGAATAGCAGAATACGAAGGTACAGGGATTGGCTTATCAATAGTAAAGAAAATAGTCGATAGACACAAAGGCCGAATTACAGTGGAATCTGAACCAGGACTGGGTAGCTGCTTTAGCATCCAATTACCGCTATCACTTTTAAACAATAATAAATCGTCATCAAACGGTGAGAATAACATATGA
- a CDS encoding two-component system response regulator: MSSNSKTLFIVEDNPADTLHYLRLLDEVKHDFKTIETSTTLADACERMSQQPPLCCLLDYNLPDGSALSFLELLKTKFENGLCPIIVITGQEDTETAVKLMQHGAQDYLVKQKLDAEQLLRVIQHSIQTWQLQRQLNHLALYDPLTSLVNRTLFIDRLIQMFEAGKRNLRPFALLYIDIDYFKAVNDNYGHEAGDCMLKSMAEQLLANMRSTDTAARLGGDEFSVLLPDISEAKAHHFSHKLVQALTLDLPWKDGFISIAPSIGLACYPSRADSYQEFMREADFALYRAKNNGRGQYSAFNKAMETETRQLTQLSSALPKVLLNQRLQIAYQPIIDVSTLAVDSIEALVRWKFKQNWISPEKIIELVLERRLSESFHQWLFENTIQQLSDWQRSAPDLSLALNLPANICHDAKLLNQLLSVLKDTSIDPQKITVEVTETHMMQYPDETKLRLKTLADFGVQISIDDFGTGYSSMQYLASLPCDTLKIDRQFFMDLNTNERNAQIIEAITALSHRLGLKVIAEGIETAELLQAATEFGCDYAQGYWLGAPVITQQEFSAFCVESKRQGDRLIAKV; the protein is encoded by the coding sequence ATGAGCAGTAATTCCAAAACCCTTTTTATAGTGGAAGACAATCCAGCTGACACTCTCCACTATTTGCGACTATTAGACGAGGTGAAGCATGATTTTAAAACAATCGAAACATCCACTACGCTCGCCGATGCCTGCGAGAGAATGTCGCAACAGCCACCGCTGTGCTGTTTGCTGGATTACAATTTACCGGACGGTAGCGCATTATCTTTTCTAGAATTATTAAAAACTAAATTTGAAAATGGATTGTGCCCCATTATTGTGATCACGGGGCAAGAAGACACTGAAACAGCTGTTAAATTAATGCAACACGGCGCACAAGACTATCTTGTAAAACAAAAGCTCGACGCCGAGCAGCTGCTTCGCGTTATACAGCATAGTATTCAAACATGGCAGCTTCAGCGGCAGTTAAATCACCTAGCGCTGTATGATCCGCTAACAAGCTTGGTCAATCGAACACTGTTTATCGATAGGCTTATACAAATGTTTGAAGCAGGTAAACGCAACCTCCGGCCGTTTGCGTTGCTCTATATTGATATTGATTACTTTAAAGCCGTAAACGACAATTACGGGCATGAAGCTGGGGATTGCATGCTTAAATCCATGGCTGAACAATTGCTTGCCAATATGCGCTCTACCGATACAGCTGCGCGGCTAGGAGGTGATGAGTTTTCAGTGTTGTTACCCGATATTAGCGAAGCTAAAGCGCACCATTTTTCTCATAAACTCGTGCAAGCACTAACGCTAGACCTCCCGTGGAAAGACGGCTTTATCTCTATTGCACCATCCATTGGCCTAGCCTGTTATCCGAGCCGTGCCGATAGCTACCAGGAGTTTATGCGAGAGGCAGACTTCGCCTTATATAGGGCCAAGAATAATGGCCGAGGGCAATACTCTGCCTTTAACAAAGCTATGGAAACCGAAACACGCCAACTGACGCAGTTAAGTTCAGCCCTACCTAAGGTTTTGCTCAATCAACGGTTACAGATTGCTTATCAACCTATTATTGATGTAAGTACTCTCGCTGTTGATTCGATAGAGGCATTAGTACGATGGAAATTCAAACAAAACTGGATATCTCCAGAAAAAATTATTGAGCTGGTGCTAGAAAGGAGGCTCAGCGAAAGCTTTCATCAATGGCTCTTTGAGAACACTATTCAGCAACTTTCCGATTGGCAAAGATCAGCCCCAGATCTCAGTTTGGCGCTCAATTTACCCGCTAATATCTGTCATGATGCAAAACTGTTAAATCAACTGCTGTCGGTATTAAAAGATACATCGATTGACCCACAAAAAATAACAGTGGAAGTTACTGAGACCCATATGATGCAATACCCCGACGAAACTAAACTACGGCTTAAAACGTTAGCCGATTTCGGCGTACAAATTTCTATAGATGATTTCGGTACGGGATACAGCTCTATGCAATATCTCGCCAGCTTACCCTGTGATACGTTAAAAATTGACCGACAGTTTTTTATGGATCTAAACACCAATGAGCGCAATGCACAGATAATAGAAGCCATTACGGCGTTATCCCATAGGCTTGGTTTAAAAGTAATAGCCGAGGGCATAGAAACAGCTGAATTATTACAAGCCGCAACCGAATTTGGTTGCGATTACGCCCAAGGCTATTGGTTAGGCGCACCCGTTATAACTCAACAAGAATTCTCTGCGTTCTGTGTAGAAAGTAAACGCCAAGGCGATCGGCTTATTGCAAAGGTATAG
- the rlmKL gene encoding bifunctional 23S rRNA (guanine(2069)-N(7))-methyltransferase RlmK/23S rRNA (guanine(2445)-N(2))-methyltransferase RlmL, giving the protein METSVQHYFATCPKGLENLLKQELEALGSSDVKETVAGVHFSGPLEQAYKVCLWSRLANKILLPLCKGNVDCADDLYKISKSEPWETHMPEYGSLLVDFNGSNEAIRHTQFGAQTVKDGVVDRIREITGSRPDVNRESPDLRINARLSKNVVHISLDLSGDSLHRRGYRVGQGGAPLKENLAAAILIRANWPAIAKEGGALLDPMCGSGTFLLEAAMMATNMAPGLLRARFARGYRVPTNPDTFGDEFDPRVIGFGFEKWRQHKESIWKALLDDAEHAFKAGCAGEIPEIRGYDLNPRVLGATRKNIIVAGLDDFIRVTAKDLIEFKPPTHRTLNSGLIVTNPPYGERLGEKEALRATYLSLGQVCKREFPGWQLGVFTGNKELAREMRLRPKKKYQLFNGAITSEFLLYDLSVEGSVARKYDNPDDDTPISAAAAVYLPLQQRPLSNGAEMVANRLRKNQKKLNKWAKKNDIHCYRLYDADMPEYSAAIDVYNFVNGERQLHIQEYAAPKTIDEHKAKERFDDLVHACAVVFELDVNQIVTKIRQRNKGTQQYEKFADKTRGNMHEIIEHNTRLEVNLTDYLDTGLFLDHRPLRKRIAEQARNKKFLNLFCYTATATVQAAVAGAASSISVDMSNTYLEWARTNFMLNNISMGSHQLVRDNCMDWLKSCREGFDIIMLDPPSFSNSKRMDDVLDIQRDHVVLIKRCMDLLQPGGTLYFSNNLRSFKLDNDQLAEYTVKDITRQTLDPDFEGNPKIHKCWTIES; this is encoded by the coding sequence ATGGAAACCTCTGTTCAGCACTACTTTGCCACCTGCCCAAAGGGCTTAGAAAACCTTTTAAAACAAGAGCTTGAAGCGTTAGGTTCAAGTGATGTAAAAGAAACTGTAGCCGGCGTTCACTTCAGTGGCCCACTAGAACAAGCCTATAAAGTTTGTTTGTGGTCTCGTCTTGCGAACAAAATATTATTACCGCTATGCAAAGGTAATGTGGATTGTGCTGACGATCTCTATAAAATTTCGAAATCTGAGCCGTGGGAAACCCACATGCCTGAATACGGCAGTCTGCTAGTCGACTTTAATGGCAGCAACGAGGCTATACGGCATACCCAGTTCGGGGCACAAACCGTAAAAGATGGGGTTGTCGATAGAATACGGGAGATAACAGGTTCAAGGCCTGATGTGAACCGTGAGTCACCTGACCTTCGAATTAATGCACGGCTATCGAAGAATGTTGTGCATATAAGCCTTGATCTAAGCGGCGACAGTCTCCATAGGCGCGGCTACCGTGTTGGCCAAGGCGGCGCACCTCTAAAGGAAAACCTTGCAGCAGCAATATTGATACGAGCCAATTGGCCCGCTATTGCAAAAGAGGGTGGAGCGTTGCTCGATCCAATGTGTGGTTCCGGCACCTTTTTGCTGGAAGCGGCTATGATGGCCACAAATATGGCACCTGGGTTGTTACGTGCGCGCTTTGCCAGAGGCTACCGCGTGCCTACGAATCCAGACACCTTTGGCGACGAATTTGACCCAAGAGTAATTGGTTTCGGTTTTGAAAAATGGCGGCAACATAAAGAATCGATATGGAAAGCTTTACTCGATGATGCCGAGCACGCTTTTAAGGCGGGTTGCGCAGGCGAAATTCCAGAAATACGAGGTTACGACCTTAACCCTAGGGTATTAGGCGCAACGCGTAAAAATATTATAGTGGCAGGCCTGGATGATTTTATTCGGGTTACCGCCAAAGATCTAATCGAATTTAAACCACCAACCCATCGCACGCTTAATTCGGGCCTTATTGTTACTAATCCGCCTTATGGCGAGCGATTGGGTGAAAAAGAAGCGCTACGCGCAACCTACTTATCGTTGGGTCAAGTGTGTAAACGAGAGTTTCCGGGCTGGCAGCTGGGCGTGTTTACGGGTAACAAAGAACTCGCGCGTGAAATGCGTTTACGGCCTAAGAAAAAATATCAATTATTTAATGGCGCCATTACTAGCGAATTCTTACTGTATGACCTTAGTGTTGAGGGCAGTGTTGCACGTAAATATGATAACCCCGATGACGATACACCTATAAGTGCTGCCGCAGCGGTTTATCTGCCGCTGCAACAGCGCCCGCTCAGTAATGGTGCGGAGATGGTTGCTAACCGATTACGAAAAAACCAGAAAAAACTCAATAAATGGGCAAAGAAAAACGATATACACTGCTACCGGTTGTATGACGCAGATATGCCCGAATATTCCGCAGCCATTGATGTTTATAATTTTGTGAATGGCGAAAGACAATTGCATATACAAGAGTACGCCGCGCCTAAGACAATCGATGAGCATAAAGCAAAAGAACGATTCGACGACCTTGTTCACGCTTGTGCTGTCGTATTCGAATTGGATGTTAATCAAATAGTCACGAAAATTCGTCAGCGAAATAAAGGTACTCAACAGTACGAAAAGTTTGCCGATAAAACACGCGGCAATATGCACGAAATAATTGAACACAACACGCGGCTGGAAGTTAACCTTACGGACTATTTAGATACGGGTTTGTTTTTAGATCACCGCCCGTTGCGCAAGCGTATAGCTGAGCAGGCGCGCAACAAAAAATTTCTTAATCTGTTTTGTTACACAGCTACGGCTACGGTTCAAGCCGCCGTAGCCGGTGCCGCAAGTTCTATAAGTGTTGATATGTCCAATACCTATTTAGAGTGGGCGAGAACTAACTTTATGCTAAATAATATTAGTATGGGTAGCCATCAACTCGTGCGGGATAACTGTATGGATTGGTTAAAAAGCTGCAGGGAAGGTTTTGATATTATAATGTTAGACCCGCCCAGTTTTTCTAACTCTAAACGTATGGATGATGTGCTCGATATTCAGCGAGACCATGTTGTGCTGATCAAGCGCTGTATGGATCTATTGCAGCCCGGCGGTACACTCTACTTTTCTAACAATTTGCGCAGTTTTAAATTAGACAATGATCAGCTTGCTGAGTATACCGTCAAGGATATTACTCGCCAAACGTTAGACCCTGATTTTGAAGGAAACCCCAAAATCCACAAATGTTGGACAATCGAATCCTGA